A section of the Vibrio vulnificus CMCP6 genome encodes:
- a CDS encoding methyl-accepting chemotaxis protein → MLKLRNMKVSYKLAMIVAVGILGFLLLLFISVNTLKTNLIAERHARLNAVIHTVLSQVESLSQTYAKSEAQNLAKALISATRFDENNYLFVIDENRNTVVHPIKPELVGQQMGNGSDGQFWFTMVDLGRAGGTGSLTYLWQNSRGQPADKLSVVHGFAPWGWIIGSGMLLDDIEAAVNQQILKMGMATLAIALVMSALGMLISRAVIEPLNAIRQSMKQVAAGNLTAQVAVLGKDEFGRLAQDINQSIGSVREALFESVQSASEVADAAVRIASSAEETSQAVLSQRDQLNQLATAMNEMSATVADVAGHAEDTARDTLDATKEANLGDKDVHSSVDSIKSLSVELEVANDQVAKLKEGVMQISEFTNVISSISEQTNLLALNAAIEAARAGEQGRGFAVVADEVRNLAGRTHQSTDEIQTTINKLQQLAVSAVEAMEKSQSLAQSSVARAEHAGEDLQLIVDHIRHVSDKATQIATAAEEQSAVAEEMNRNVSGINDAAMEMSQAANFLAEESETLADLSRQLDQKMTRFKL, encoded by the coding sequence ATGTTGAAGCTAAGAAATATGAAAGTCAGCTATAAGCTGGCAATGATTGTTGCTGTCGGAATTTTAGGATTCCTACTCCTACTGTTTATCTCTGTTAATACTCTCAAAACGAACTTGATTGCTGAGCGTCACGCGCGGTTGAACGCCGTGATCCATACGGTGTTGTCACAAGTGGAATCACTCAGCCAAACATACGCCAAATCAGAGGCGCAAAATCTGGCCAAGGCGTTGATCTCAGCCACGCGTTTTGATGAAAACAACTATCTATTTGTCATTGATGAAAATCGCAATACCGTGGTTCATCCGATCAAACCTGAGTTGGTTGGCCAGCAGATGGGCAATGGCAGCGATGGTCAGTTTTGGTTCACTATGGTGGATTTAGGCCGAGCGGGGGGGACTGGCTCACTCACCTATCTGTGGCAAAACAGTCGCGGTCAACCTGCCGACAAACTCTCAGTGGTGCACGGTTTTGCTCCTTGGGGCTGGATCATTGGCTCTGGGATGCTATTGGACGATATCGAAGCGGCGGTGAATCAACAAATTTTGAAAATGGGCATGGCCACTCTTGCGATTGCCTTGGTCATGAGTGCGCTGGGGATGCTGATTAGCCGCGCGGTGATTGAGCCGTTAAACGCCATTCGCCAGAGTATGAAGCAAGTCGCGGCAGGAAATCTAACCGCTCAAGTGGCGGTGTTGGGTAAAGATGAATTTGGCCGCTTGGCACAGGACATCAATCAAAGTATCGGCTCAGTCAGAGAGGCGCTGTTTGAATCGGTTCAATCTGCTTCCGAGGTGGCTGATGCCGCGGTGCGCATTGCATCATCAGCGGAAGAGACCAGCCAAGCGGTGTTGAGTCAGCGAGACCAGTTGAATCAGTTAGCCACGGCAATGAATGAGATGAGTGCGACGGTGGCTGATGTGGCCGGCCACGCCGAGGACACCGCCAGAGATACGCTGGATGCGACCAAGGAAGCCAACTTGGGCGATAAAGACGTGCATTCCAGCGTGGACAGCATTAAGTCTCTGTCTGTTGAACTCGAAGTGGCCAATGATCAGGTCGCCAAGCTCAAAGAAGGGGTGATGCAGATCAGCGAATTCACCAATGTGATCAGCAGTATCTCAGAGCAGACCAATTTGCTTGCGCTCAATGCCGCGATAGAAGCCGCAAGGGCAGGAGAGCAAGGGCGTGGTTTTGCGGTGGTGGCTGATGAAGTGCGAAATCTGGCTGGGCGCACTCATCAATCGACCGATGAAATACAAACCACCATCAATAAACTGCAGCAGTTAGCCGTCTCTGCAGTGGAGGCGATGGAGAAAAGCCAATCACTGGCACAAAGCAGTGTCGCTCGAGCGGAACACGCGGGAGAAGATTTGCAATTGATCGTTGATCACATTCGTCACGTGAGCGATAAAGCAACGCAGATCGCCACTGCAGCGGAAGAACAAAGTGCGGTGGCAGAGGAGATGAATCGCAACGTCAGTGGTATCAATGACGCGGCGATGGAGATGTCGCAAGCGGCCAACTTCTTAGCTGAAGAGAGTGAAACCTTGGCCGATTTGTCGCGCCAGCTTGATCAGAAGATGACGCGATTTAAGCTTTGA
- a CDS encoding substrate-binding domain-containing protein, producing the protein MATIKDVAREAGVSIATVSRVINKSPKASKASIESVTQAMAKLGYRPNAAAKALVSQSTNTMGVLVGDVSDPFFGTLIKAVDEVAHENGKHLLIGNGYHNAEEERRAIELLINSRCDALVIHSKGLSDEELLSYAQEVPSLVIINRHIPKIAQRCISLDNYKGAYLATEYLIRHGHQHIACISSSHKIEDADARIAGYLAALRDNHIELSSAYIEQGEPNSDGGETAMTNLLTKSLPITGVVAYNDYMAAGALSVLDENGLKVPEQVSMIGFDDGLIARYVSPRLTTVRYPIQMMAEKAARLAIDLARQQEADHSTMIFSPTLVRRDSVAKLS; encoded by the coding sequence ATGGCCACAATTAAAGATGTCGCTCGCGAGGCTGGCGTTTCCATCGCCACCGTCTCACGAGTGATTAATAAATCGCCCAAAGCCAGTAAAGCGTCGATTGAATCCGTCACTCAAGCAATGGCCAAACTGGGCTACCGCCCCAACGCCGCCGCCAAAGCGTTGGTGAGTCAAAGCACCAACACCATGGGCGTATTGGTTGGTGATGTATCGGATCCCTTCTTCGGCACGCTGATTAAAGCCGTCGATGAAGTGGCCCATGAAAATGGCAAGCATCTACTGATTGGCAATGGCTATCACAATGCCGAGGAAGAGCGCAGAGCCATTGAACTGCTGATCAATAGCCGTTGCGATGCACTGGTGATTCATTCGAAAGGCTTGAGCGATGAAGAGTTGCTGTCATACGCGCAAGAAGTGCCAAGCTTAGTGATCATCAATCGTCATATTCCAAAAATCGCGCAACGCTGCATTTCCCTCGATAACTACAAAGGGGCCTATTTGGCTACAGAGTATTTGATTCGCCATGGCCACCAACACATTGCCTGCATTTCATCGAGCCACAAAATTGAAGACGCCGACGCGCGCATCGCTGGGTATCTCGCCGCATTAAGAGACAATCACATCGAGCTCTCCAGTGCGTACATCGAACAAGGCGAGCCCAATAGTGATGGTGGGGAAACGGCAATGACTAACCTGCTGACAAAATCTCTGCCGATCACCGGCGTGGTCGCTTACAACGACTACATGGCGGCGGGTGCGCTATCGGTATTGGATGAAAATGGCTTAAAGGTGCCAGAGCAAGTGTCAATGATAGGATTCGATGATGGCTTGATTGCTCGCTATGTCAGCCCTCGCCTCACCACCGTGCGCTATCCAATACAGATGATGGCAGAGAAAGCCGCGAGACTGGCGATCGATTTGGCTCGCCAGCAAGAAGCCGACCACAGCACCATGATCTTCTCACCCACTTTGGTAAGAAGAGATTCTGTGGCCAAGCTCTCTTAG
- a CDS encoding tRNA-binding protein: METIAYADFAKLEIRTGKIIEVARHANADKLYIVQIDVGEKTLQTVTSLVPYYSEEELMGKQVVVLCNLAKAKMRGETSECMLLCAETDDESESVLLTPERAMPTGVRVV; encoded by the coding sequence ATGGAAACGATCGCTTACGCTGATTTCGCCAAGCTGGAAATTCGTACTGGGAAAATTATTGAAGTCGCCCGTCATGCGAATGCAGACAAACTCTATATCGTACAAATTGATGTTGGTGAGAAAACGCTGCAAACCGTCACTAGCCTCGTGCCGTACTACAGCGAAGAAGAGCTGATGGGCAAACAAGTGGTGGTGTTGTGCAACCTTGCCAAAGCGAAAATGCGTGGAGAAACCTCAGAATGCATGTTGTTGTGCGCAGAAACGGACGATGAAAGCGAAAGTGTTCTCTTAACGCCAGAAAGAGCGATGCCGACGGGTGTGAGGGTTGTTTAA
- a CDS encoding outer membrane beta-barrel protein: MNKMLPILALAMGTAFHVNATETEQPQLGPKQGWYLGLDAVKAEVSFNDVGSQSYDLDVGAAFTVGYDKKFTNNFVTGFEFEYAYFGSKKMGETLSNSNVGQVMTDIEVAFSAFGFNMRPKYYFGDSKFYLGGLLGYASTKQEWLRTRDNFQSATDKESSGSGFNYGVEVGYEFDSGWMLQGGYRGVATDFDDVNVDISALYIGGRYKF, encoded by the coding sequence ATGAATAAAATGTTGCCTATTCTGGCATTGGCTATGGGTACTGCGTTTCATGTAAACGCGACGGAAACAGAACAACCGCAATTAGGCCCAAAACAAGGTTGGTATCTCGGTCTTGACGCAGTAAAAGCGGAAGTCAGTTTCAATGATGTTGGTAGCCAGTCTTATGACTTAGATGTTGGTGCAGCGTTTACCGTTGGTTACGATAAGAAATTTACGAACAACTTCGTTACTGGTTTTGAATTTGAGTATGCGTACTTTGGTTCAAAGAAAATGGGTGAGACTCTGTCTAACTCAAACGTTGGTCAGGTCATGACGGATATCGAAGTGGCGTTTTCTGCTTTCGGATTCAATATGCGTCCTAAATACTATTTCGGTGATTCGAAATTCTATCTTGGCGGCTTATTGGGTTATGCATCAACGAAGCAAGAATGGCTGAGAACCCGAGATAATTTCCAATCAGCGACGGACAAAGAAAGCAGCGGCAGTGGCTTTAACTACGGTGTCGAAGTGGGGTATGAATTTGACTCAGGTTGGATGTTGCAAGGTGGTTACCGCGGCGTGGCAACGGATTTTGACGATGTAAACGTCGACATTAGTGCGCTTTATATTGGTGGTCGTTACAAGTTTTAA
- a CDS encoding gamma-glutamylcyclotransferase family protein — MYIFGYGSLINAASRQLTGQTGEAIPVIAHGLVRYWGKVDDSYILSPLVVNRGESQVNGVLLEIDDRALAEFDRRERGYHRIEITPDQIETDHSFNRAHPIWVYVKDDPQPPCPLSPIMQTYVDTVLAGCLEISESFAQHFVQYTVGWHFPKEDDRHAPKYGNLAGVESHHYPLIDALIIQKGA; from the coding sequence ATGTACATTTTTGGTTATGGCAGCTTAATCAATGCTGCGTCGCGTCAATTGACGGGTCAAACGGGTGAGGCTATCCCGGTGATTGCTCATGGCCTTGTGCGCTATTGGGGCAAAGTCGACGACAGCTACATTCTCTCACCGTTGGTTGTGAACCGTGGCGAGAGCCAAGTGAATGGTGTGCTACTGGAAATTGATGATCGTGCGCTCGCGGAGTTCGATCGCCGAGAGAGAGGCTACCATCGCATTGAGATTACGCCGGATCAGATAGAAACCGACCACTCATTCAATCGTGCTCATCCAATTTGGGTGTATGTAAAAGACGATCCGCAACCACCCTGCCCTCTTAGCCCAATCATGCAAACTTATGTCGATACGGTACTCGCGGGATGCTTAGAGATCTCCGAATCGTTTGCCCAACATTTTGTGCAATACACCGTAGGCTGGCATTTTCCTAAAGAAGACGATCGCCACGCGCCAAAATATGGCAATTTGGCTGGAGTGGAGTCACATCACTATCCATTGATTGACGCGCTCATAATACAAAAGGGAGCATGA
- a CDS encoding RimK family protein: MANLLIVTDQASDWQQYFPSEQVVDVAQYLDSDWQHNQRSVQVVNLCRDYGYMSSGYYCSLMAGARGHRVIPTVTAINDITQPLLISSGFLKLNKLAKEQDSIRCKIYFGRTEHKGLEKLARRLFEQFMVPVIELKMTKNQHHWQIDSVAPFPFQELSDAEENFFIESLEMFSNKVWRKPKQEKKYRYDIAMLIDEEEKMPPSCPQALKRFKRAASRLGMNLETISKDEISRLGEFDGLFIRSTTNISNFTYRFAKTAEKLGLVVMDDSESIMKCTNKVFLTELLKNNKVPAPASVILKNFDPEWKSDLLNELDFPMVLKIPDGAFSRGVVKVRNEEELEKEATALFEKSELILAQAFMPTDFDWRIGILNRQAIFSCKYMMSRGHWQIYQHHNSGRVSSGGFETLDLKQVPKNVVDVALKAANLIGNGLYGVDLKEVDGQVYVIEVNDNPSIDHHVEDAFLGDLLYDRVMTEFLRRIQMRGF; encoded by the coding sequence ATGGCAAATCTTTTAATTGTGACTGACCAAGCTAGTGACTGGCAGCAGTATTTCCCATCTGAACAAGTGGTTGATGTTGCCCAATATCTCGACAGTGACTGGCAACACAATCAGCGTAGCGTGCAGGTGGTGAACCTGTGTCGCGATTATGGTTACATGAGCAGCGGTTACTATTGTTCGCTAATGGCGGGGGCTCGCGGCCACCGCGTCATCCCGACGGTGACGGCCATTAATGACATCACTCAACCTCTGCTGATTTCATCTGGATTCCTCAAGCTCAACAAGTTGGCGAAAGAGCAAGACAGCATCCGCTGTAAGATCTACTTTGGCCGTACTGAACACAAAGGTTTAGAGAAGCTCGCCCGTCGTCTGTTTGAACAATTTATGGTGCCCGTCATTGAATTAAAAATGACCAAAAATCAGCACCATTGGCAAATCGACTCCGTCGCGCCTTTTCCATTCCAAGAGCTCAGCGACGCGGAAGAAAACTTCTTTATTGAGTCGTTGGAGATGTTCTCCAACAAGGTTTGGCGTAAACCAAAACAAGAGAAAAAGTATCGCTACGACATCGCGATGCTGATCGATGAAGAAGAAAAAATGCCCCCTTCATGCCCACAAGCGTTGAAACGCTTTAAACGCGCGGCATCGCGTTTGGGGATGAACTTAGAAACCATCTCCAAAGATGAGATTTCTCGTTTGGGTGAGTTTGATGGTTTGTTTATTCGCAGCACCACCAACATCAGTAACTTCACCTACCGTTTTGCCAAAACGGCAGAAAAGCTTGGTTTAGTGGTGATGGACGACTCAGAGTCGATCATGAAATGCACCAACAAAGTTTTTCTCACGGAGTTGCTGAAAAACAACAAAGTGCCCGCGCCAGCGAGCGTTATTTTGAAAAACTTCGACCCAGAATGGAAAAGTGACCTGCTCAATGAGCTGGATTTCCCAATGGTGTTGAAGATTCCAGACGGCGCATTCTCACGTGGCGTGGTGAAAGTACGTAACGAAGAAGAGTTAGAAAAAGAAGCCACAGCGCTGTTTGAAAAAAGTGAGCTGATTTTGGCGCAAGCCTTTATGCCTACTGACTTTGACTGGCGCATTGGTATTTTGAACCGCCAAGCGATTTTCAGCTGTAAATACATGATGAGCCGCGGCCATTGGCAGATCTACCAACATCACAATAGTGGTCGAGTGTCGTCCGGTGGTTTTGAAACCTTGGATTTGAAACAAGTACCGAAAAACGTGGTTGATGTGGCGCTAAAAGCCGCCAACTTGATTGGTAATGGGCTGTATGGTGTCGATCTTAAGGAAGTGGATGGCCAAGTGTATGTCATTGAGGTGAACGACAACCCAAGTATTGATCATCATGTTGAAGATGCTTTCCTTGGCGATTTACTCTATGACCGCGTGATGACCGAGTTCTTGCGTCGCATTCAAATGCGCGGGTTCTAA
- a CDS encoding GNAT family N-acetyltransferase/peptidase C39 family protein, with protein MDFRVAKIADLDALNRLERELFVGDRIAPRQMKRFIQSEHAVLLVADSGQQLAGYALLLFHQGTQLSRLYSIAVRPEFRGQKIAQSLIELCEQSAIEQGFTTLRLEVREDNSAAINLYKKLGYQKLKILIHYYDDLSDGIRMQKRLAHYGPKTLLPMPLYVQTTPFTCGAACLLMAFAHHDASFQPSRKQELQLWREATTIFMAAGHGGCSGHGLALAAARRGYTVELWSHAKSTPFIDSVRDENKKQVIEIVHQDFCQQLEEYPVSTIEAPPSQSQLEEWISMGASVLLLISTYRFNGSKEPHWVLLSGMSERFFFIHDPHAESEEEAMASAHVTVSKKALAQIIGFGKQKHTACVVIHPDRVKV; from the coding sequence ATGGATTTTCGTGTTGCGAAAATTGCCGATCTTGACGCGTTAAACCGATTGGAAAGGGAACTTTTCGTTGGTGATAGAATTGCACCAAGACAAATGAAGCGTTTCATCCAATCTGAACATGCCGTTTTGTTGGTGGCAGATAGTGGCCAACAGCTCGCGGGTTATGCACTGTTACTTTTTCATCAAGGAACACAACTCTCAAGATTGTATTCGATTGCCGTTAGACCTGAATTTCGGGGGCAGAAGATTGCTCAGTCGCTGATTGAACTCTGTGAGCAGTCAGCCATCGAACAGGGTTTCACTACATTACGCCTAGAAGTTCGTGAAGACAATAGTGCCGCAATAAATTTGTACAAAAAGCTGGGTTATCAAAAGCTTAAAATCCTTATTCACTATTATGATGACTTGAGTGATGGGATACGAATGCAGAAACGTTTGGCGCATTATGGGCCCAAAACTTTGCTGCCTATGCCGCTCTATGTGCAGACCACCCCTTTTACTTGTGGCGCGGCTTGTTTGTTGATGGCGTTTGCCCATCACGACGCCAGTTTTCAGCCATCACGTAAGCAGGAGTTGCAGCTTTGGCGCGAAGCAACCACCATTTTTATGGCCGCCGGACATGGCGGGTGCAGTGGGCATGGTTTGGCGTTAGCGGCTGCACGCCGAGGTTACACGGTAGAGCTGTGGAGTCATGCGAAATCGACGCCGTTTATTGACAGCGTGCGCGATGAAAATAAGAAGCAAGTGATTGAAATTGTGCATCAGGATTTCTGTCAGCAGTTAGAAGAATACCCTGTGAGCACCATTGAAGCGCCGCCATCGCAAAGCCAGTTGGAAGAATGGATCAGCATGGGCGCGAGCGTGTTGCTGCTGATCAGCACCTATCGATTTAATGGCAGCAAAGAGCCGCACTGGGTGCTGCTAAGTGGCATGAGTGAGCGTTTTTTCTTTATTCACGATCCCCACGCAGAATCGGAAGAAGAAGCGATGGCATCTGCGCACGTGACGGTGAGTAAAAAAGCGTTAGCGCAGATCATCGGCTTTGGTAAACAGAAACACACGGCCTGTGTGGTTATCCACCCAGACCGCGTAAAAGTGTAA
- a CDS encoding zinc transporter ZntB, producing MGFLIDHWDFSTTPANQPDNNFQTIKANHWYHCERHHPDIRAWLLENQVPLSTVNHLLADETRPSFHRYDDDSFMLILRGVNMNENAVPEDMLSIRILYFNGTLISTRKTSSKAISEIREALVEQKGPAAIADLLLAIVDGLTGKMQHYLLDIEEQIEQFELDTDQIGDIIEVQKALLRIKRFIRPQQYAIADFAMAELGLLEKKQLMLNYALSNITRINETIDFFLGELALLKEQIQQLREDKISRNSYLFTLIASIFLPTSFLTGLLGINIGGIPGVESPLAFLWFCIGLVVIFAAEVLLLKRLKFW from the coding sequence ATGGGATTTTTGATCGATCACTGGGATTTTTCCACCACACCAGCCAACCAGCCAGATAACAACTTTCAAACGATAAAAGCGAATCACTGGTACCACTGTGAACGCCATCACCCAGACATTCGCGCTTGGTTACTCGAAAACCAAGTGCCACTTAGTACCGTGAACCATCTATTGGCTGATGAAACGCGCCCTTCTTTCCATCGTTATGACGACGACAGCTTTATGCTGATCTTGCGTGGCGTCAATATGAATGAAAACGCTGTGCCGGAAGATATGCTCAGTATCCGGATTCTCTATTTCAATGGCACCCTGATCTCCACACGCAAAACATCCTCCAAAGCCATTTCTGAAATTCGCGAAGCGCTGGTTGAGCAAAAAGGTCCCGCGGCGATTGCCGATCTTTTGCTGGCGATTGTTGATGGTTTAACCGGCAAAATGCAGCACTATTTGTTGGATATTGAGGAACAAATTGAGCAGTTCGAACTCGATACCGATCAGATTGGTGACATCATTGAAGTGCAAAAAGCGCTGTTGAGGATCAAACGCTTTATTCGCCCGCAGCAATACGCCATTGCAGATTTCGCTATGGCCGAACTGGGTTTGTTGGAGAAAAAGCAGCTGATGCTCAATTACGCGTTGAGTAACATTACCCGCATTAACGAAACCATTGATTTCTTTCTGGGTGAATTGGCGCTGCTCAAAGAACAAATTCAGCAGTTGCGCGAAGACAAAATCAGCCGCAACAGCTATCTGTTTACATTAATCGCCAGTATTTTCTTGCCCACCAGTTTTCTCACCGGCCTACTCGGTATCAACATTGGCGGCATACCCGGTGTGGAATCGCCACTCGCCTTCTTATGGTTCTGTATTGGGTTGGTGGTCATTTTTGCCGCCGAAGTGTTACTACTCAAGCGGCTCAAATTCTGGTGA
- the glpD gene encoding glycerol-3-phosphate dehydrogenase: MKNNSSTPTSTLDILVVGGGINGAGIAADAAGRGLSVALFEAKDFASATSSASSKLIHGGLRYLEHYEFRLVSEALAEREVLIKKAPHIAFPMRFRLPHRSYLRPAWMIRCGLFLYDHLGKRTTLPSSHKVNLAETGLLKEEMKIGFEYSDCWVDDARLTLLNAISAKRNGAEVRNYCKVSKAERVDGLWKVTIEDQQNGEQFVRYAKALVNAAGPWVKQFYDDSLDGPSPRNIRLIKGSHIVVPRVHPDPQAYILQNNDGRIVFVIPYLDKFSIVGTTDVEYTGDPRHVAISEQEVDYLIDIVNQHFVHQLSKQDVVWTYSGVRPLCDDESDSPQAITRDYTIELEQELDQAPLLSIFGGKLTTYRKLAESAMRKLAPYFDHMGTPWTAQQTLPGGDFSCTREQLAHALRQQYPWLSATLAYRYVCQYGSDARQLLAGAEEVSAMGIELAPEVYQRELDYLMAHEFAQCSEDILWRRTKLGLYLTPEQVQSVENYIAKKHTTAQSPQLQQAS; this comes from the coding sequence ATGAAGAACAACTCCTCCACACCTACATCAACACTCGACATCTTAGTTGTCGGGGGTGGTATCAATGGCGCAGGCATCGCAGCAGATGCGGCAGGACGTGGCCTTAGTGTCGCACTTTTTGAAGCCAAAGATTTTGCCTCGGCGACCTCTTCAGCCAGCTCGAAACTGATCCATGGTGGTTTACGCTATTTGGAACATTATGAGTTTCGTTTGGTCTCCGAAGCTCTGGCGGAACGCGAAGTGCTGATCAAAAAAGCGCCGCACATTGCCTTTCCAATGCGTTTTCGCCTGCCTCACCGCTCCTATCTTCGCCCGGCGTGGATGATTCGTTGCGGGCTGTTTTTGTATGATCACTTAGGTAAGCGCACCACACTGCCTAGCAGTCACAAGGTGAACCTTGCCGAAACTGGGCTGCTGAAAGAGGAAATGAAAATTGGCTTTGAGTATTCCGATTGTTGGGTCGACGATGCTCGCCTCACGCTACTGAATGCCATCAGTGCCAAACGCAATGGTGCCGAAGTGCGTAATTACTGCAAAGTGAGCAAAGCTGAGCGTGTTGACGGCCTTTGGAAAGTCACCATTGAAGATCAGCAAAATGGTGAACAGTTTGTGCGTTACGCCAAAGCCTTAGTCAACGCTGCGGGCCCTTGGGTGAAACAATTTTACGATGACAGTTTAGATGGCCCATCACCACGCAACATTCGTTTGATCAAAGGTTCACACATTGTCGTGCCGCGCGTACATCCCGATCCGCAAGCTTACATCCTGCAAAACAACGATGGGCGGATTGTGTTTGTGATTCCTTATCTGGATAAGTTCTCAATTGTCGGCACAACGGATGTCGAATACACCGGTGACCCTCGCCACGTGGCGATTTCAGAACAGGAAGTTGACTACTTAATTGATATTGTTAATCAGCATTTTGTCCACCAACTGAGCAAACAAGATGTGGTGTGGACTTACAGTGGTGTCCGACCGCTGTGCGATGATGAATCCGATTCCCCCCAAGCCATCACGCGTGATTACACCATCGAGCTGGAGCAAGAACTTGACCAAGCACCGCTGCTCTCTATTTTCGGTGGCAAACTGACGACATATCGCAAGTTGGCGGAGTCTGCCATGCGTAAACTCGCGCCCTATTTCGACCATATGGGCACACCGTGGACGGCGCAACAAACGCTCCCCGGCGGTGATTTTAGCTGTACACGAGAACAGCTCGCCCACGCGTTGCGCCAACAATACCCTTGGTTGAGTGCAACCTTAGCCTACCGTTATGTCTGCCAATACGGCAGCGATGCACGCCAATTGCTCGCGGGGGCAGAAGAGGTATCAGCAATGGGCATCGAACTTGCCCCAGAGGTTTACCAGCGAGAATTGGATTACCTGATGGCGCATGAATTTGCGCAATGCAGTGAAGATATTTTATGGCGTCGAACCAAACTGGGCCTCTACCTCACTCCAGAGCAAGTGCAAAGTGTGGAAAACTACATCGCAAAAAAGCATACCACCGCTCAGTCGCCTCAATTGCAACAGGCGAGCTGA
- a CDS encoding DeoR/GlpR family transcriptional regulator: MKQIPRHQQIIEMVKKQGYVSTDELVEKFNVSPQTIRRDLNELADANKIRRYHGGATIPLSSENTSYSTRKKEHFTEKDLIAEELVQHIPDGATLFIDIGTTPEAVAKALNKNHKQLRVVTNNINVASILLSNPEIKVILAGGEVRNRDGGIVGEATLDFIKQFRLDFGILGISGIDYDGSLLDFDYHEVRVKQAIIENSRSVYLAVDHSKFGRNAMVKLGNISQINMLITNEQPPEEITAILKEQQIPCVVAGE; the protein is encoded by the coding sequence GTGAAACAGATTCCAAGACACCAACAAATTATCGAGATGGTGAAAAAACAAGGCTACGTGAGCACCGACGAGCTAGTCGAGAAGTTCAATGTCAGCCCACAAACGATTCGCCGCGATCTGAATGAGCTTGCCGATGCAAACAAAATTCGCCGCTACCATGGTGGTGCGACCATCCCACTGAGTTCAGAGAACACCTCTTACTCCACGCGCAAAAAAGAACATTTCACCGAAAAAGATTTGATTGCCGAAGAGTTGGTGCAGCACATTCCCGATGGAGCAACGCTGTTTATTGATATCGGCACCACACCAGAAGCGGTGGCCAAAGCACTGAATAAAAACCACAAGCAACTGCGCGTTGTCACCAACAACATCAACGTTGCCAGTATTTTGCTGAGCAATCCTGAGATTAAAGTGATTCTCGCCGGTGGCGAAGTTCGCAACCGTGATGGCGGTATCGTCGGTGAAGCAACACTCGACTTCATCAAGCAGTTCCGTTTGGACTTCGGCATTCTAGGCATCAGTGGCATCGATTACGATGGCTCACTGCTCGATTTCGACTACCATGAAGTGCGCGTGAAACAAGCTATCATCGAAAACAGTCGCAGCGTGTATCTGGCCGTTGACCACAGTAAATTTGGCCGCAATGCGATGGTTAAGCTGGGGAATATTTCGCAAATCAATATGCTGATCACCAATGAACAGCCACCAGAAGAGATCACGGCGATTTTGAAAGAGCAGCAGATCCCTTGCGTTGTCGCAGGCGAATAA